In Deferribacter desulfuricans SSM1, the following are encoded in one genomic region:
- a CDS encoding mechanosensitive ion channel family protein, with the protein MNNFFASLTEFLNYTIIDIKLKKLLIFFGILFVFFLLKQILSKILFKSIKKLTAKTKTEIDDYLIESIEKPLKLIIVMIGFHIAFLYLNLPPNPQQLVSHVINSFIIFAIFWALYKSETIISNSIEKYFKERNYELIESFLPFINKFIKVTIIIFGVIFIIQEWGYNVGALITGLGIGGVAVALAAKDTLANFFGSIMILIDRPFRVGDWIICNNIEGIVEDIGFRSTRVRTFAKALVSIPNSIVATSPITNWSLRDRRRIKTIIGVTYSTPRDKLERVVNQIREMLINHQDIHDEPLMVYFTDFNSSSLDIFIYCFTKTSVWSDYLAIKQDVNLKIMEILESLEIEFAFPSTSIYVEKLPENLKV; encoded by the coding sequence ATGAATAATTTTTTTGCCTCATTAACAGAATTTTTAAACTACACAATTATTGATATAAAATTGAAAAAGCTTTTAATATTTTTTGGTATCCTTTTTGTATTTTTTCTTTTAAAGCAAATCTTATCTAAAATATTATTTAAATCTATCAAAAAGTTAACAGCTAAAACCAAAACAGAAATAGATGACTATTTAATAGAATCTATTGAAAAACCTCTAAAGCTAATAATTGTTATGATTGGATTTCATATTGCATTTTTATATTTGAATCTTCCTCCCAATCCTCAACAGCTTGTATCTCATGTTATAAATTCGTTTATAATCTTTGCTATATTTTGGGCTCTGTACAAATCAGAAACTATAATTAGCAACTCAATTGAAAAATATTTTAAAGAAAGAAATTACGAATTGATAGAGAGCTTTTTGCCGTTCATTAATAAATTTATAAAAGTTACTATCATAATTTTTGGAGTTATTTTTATTATTCAAGAGTGGGGTTATAATGTAGGAGCATTAATAACAGGGCTTGGTATTGGTGGAGTTGCTGTAGCTCTTGCTGCAAAAGATACCCTCGCAAACTTTTTTGGTAGTATAATGATACTTATTGATAGACCCTTTAGAGTAGGTGATTGGATAATATGTAATAATATCGAAGGGATTGTTGAAGATATTGGCTTTAGAAGTACAAGAGTAAGGACTTTTGCAAAAGCCCTTGTTTCTATACCAAATTCTATTGTAGCCACTTCACCAATAACAAATTGGTCACTAAGAGACAGACGACGTATTAAAACTATAATTGGAGTAACATACTCTACACCAAGGGATAAATTAGAAAGAGTTGTTAATCAAATCAGGGAAATGTTGATAAATCATCAAGATATACATGATGAACCATTGATGGTCTATTTTACCGATTTTAATAGCAGTAGCTTGGATATTTTTATTTATTGCTTTACTAAAACTAGCGTTTGGTCAGATTATTTGGCAATCAAGCAGGATGTGAATTTAAAAATCATGGAAATTTTAGAAAGTTTAGAAATAGAATTTGCTTTTCCATCAACCTCTATTTATGTAGAAAAACTACCGGAAAATTTAAAAGTTTAA